A genomic region of Polypterus senegalus isolate Bchr_013 chromosome 17, ASM1683550v1, whole genome shotgun sequence contains the following coding sequences:
- the sfpq gene encoding splicing factor, proline- and glutamine-rich → MSRDRFRNRGGFQRRGGSGGVSGSGGRGGMVGGNGNYRHQNQSQNRSPMHQGQPPNKPTTPGGQSAPGATQPPPNPQQLQQQTQQGAAGQVKSPQSGQNKVPASPPKSSTPGGQTQDGNQKDNQEPSTSPPKQEPQTEEEKAAATQQELRATLSLLRKPGEKTYTQRCRLFIGNLPTDISDDEFKKLFAKYGEPSEIFINKIKGFGFIRLESRALAEIAKAELDDFPMKGRQLRVRFATHSAALSIRNLSPFVSNELLEEAFSQFGQVERAVVIVDDRGRSSGKGIVEFASKPAARKALDRCHDGVFLLTASPRPVIVEPLEQYDDEDGLPEKLAQKNPMFQKEREQPPRFAHPGTFEYEYSQRWKSLDDMEKQQREQVEKNIKEAREKLESEMEDAYHEHQANLLRQDLLRRQEELRRMEEMHSQEMQKRKEMQLRQEEERRRREEEMILRQREMEEQIRRQREDSYRMGGYMDNRERDMRMSAAGTMGMTESPPYAPGNQKFMGGMGFDAQGMSSAAPGGMAASMMGGEMRGERFSQGGPSPMGGPSGPRGMGPGFGRGREEYEGPTKKQRF, encoded by the exons atgtctaGAGATAGATTTAGGAATCGTGGTGGCTTCCAAAGACGCGGTGGTAGTGGCGGTGTTAGCGGCAGCGGCGGCCGGGGTGGAATGGTAGGTGGAAACGGTAATTACAGACACCAGAACCAGTCTCAGAACAGGAGTCCCATGCATCAAGGACAACCACCAAACAAACCCACCACTCCTGGAGGCCAGTCCGCGCCTGGAGCAACGCAGCCACCGCCAAATCCGCAACAGCTGCAGCAACAAACACAACAGGGCGCTGCCGGCCAAGTGAAGTCCCCACAGTCGGGGCAAAATAAGGTCCCAGCGTCCCCACCAAAGTCGTCGACCCCAGGAGGACAAACGCAAGACGGGAACCAAAAGGACAATCAGGAGCCAAGCACATCACCACCCAAGCAGGAGCCACAAACCGAGGAAGAAAAGGCGGCTGCCACACAGCAG gaacTAAGAGCAACCCTGTCACTGCTCAGAAAACCTGGAGAGAAGACTTACACCCAGCGATGTCGTCTATTCATTGGAAACCTGCCTACCGATATCTCAGACGACgagtttaaaaaattgtttgcCAAGTACGGAGAACCCAGCGAGATctttataaacaaaatcaaaGGATTTGGATTCATTCGACTA GAATCCAGAGCATTGGCAGAGATTGCTAAAGCAGAGCTTGACGACTTCCCTATGAAAGGAAGGCAACTCCGGGTCCGCTTTGCAACACATTCTGCTGCTCTTTCTATCCGCAATCTTTCTCCGTTTGTTTCAAATGAATTACTTGAGGAAGCCTTTTCTCAGTTTGGCCAAGTGGAGAGAGCTGTGGTGATTGTGGATGATAGAGGCAGGTCATCGGGCAAAGGAATTGTGGAATTTGCATCCAAACCAGCTGCAAGGAAGGCTTTAGATAGGTGTCATGATGGGGTTTTCCTGTTAACAGC GTCTCCTAGACCTGTCATTGTTGAACCCCTGGAGCAGTATGATGATGAAGATGGCCTTCCAGAGAAGCTTGCTCAGAAAAACCCCATGTTTCAGAA AGAGCGAGAGCAACCACCACGGTTTGCACACCCTGGtacttttgaatatgaatatTCACAGAGATGGAAGTCATTGGATGACATGGAAAAGCAGCAACGGGAGCAGGTGGAAAAGAATATTAAGGAAGCCAGAGAGAAACTAGAGAGTGAAATGGAAGATGCTTATCATGAACACCAAGCAAATCTTTTGCGGCAAG atCTTTTGAGGCGTCAGGAAGAACTAAGACGCATGGAGGAAATGCATAGCCAGGAAATGCAGAAACGAAAGGAGATGCAGTTGCG GCAAGAGGAGGAACGGCGTAGGCGTGAGGAAGAAATGATCCTGCGTCAGAGAGAAATGGAAGAGCAAATAAGAAGACAGAGGGAGGATTCTTATCGCATGGGAGGATATATGGATAAT CGTGAAAGGGATATGAGAATGAGTGCTGCTGGAACCATGGGCATGACTG AATCACCACCATATGCACCCGGCAATCAGAAGTTTATGGGTGGTATGGGATTTGATGCTCAAGGAATGAGTTCTGCAGCTCCTGGAGGCATGGCTGCCTCTATGATGGGCGGTGAAATG